One genomic segment of Pseudomonas chlororaphis subsp. aurantiaca includes these proteins:
- the kynU gene encoding kynureninase, whose protein sequence is MTTRNHCLALDAQDPLAPLRNQFALPDGVIYLDGNSLGARPVAALQRAQQVIAEEWGNGLIRSWNTAGWRDLSQRLGDRLAKLIGADANEVVITDTTSINLFKVLSAALRVQALKAPQRRVIVSESSNFPTDLYIAEGLTEMLQQGYSLRLVDSPEELPRAIGEDTAVVMLTHVNYKTGYMHDMQAVTALTHECGALSLWDLAHSAGAVPVDLKQAGADYAIGCTYKYLNGGPGSQAFAWVSPALCDLVKQPLSGWFGHARQFDMEAQYRPSSGIARYLCGTQPITSLAMVECGLEIFEQTDMASLRRKSLALTDLFIELVEQRCAAHGLKLVTPREHDKRGSHVSFEHPEGYAVIQALIARGVIGDYREPRIMRFGFTPLYTRFSEVWDAVQILGEILDEKTWAEPQFQIRHSVT, encoded by the coding sequence ATGACAACAAGAAACCACTGCCTGGCCCTCGACGCACAGGACCCGCTGGCACCGCTGCGCAATCAGTTCGCGCTGCCCGACGGGGTGATCTATCTCGACGGCAACTCCCTCGGCGCCCGCCCGGTGGCGGCCCTGCAACGGGCGCAACAGGTGATTGCCGAGGAATGGGGCAATGGCCTGATCCGCAGCTGGAACACCGCCGGCTGGCGCGACCTGTCCCAGCGCCTCGGTGACCGCCTGGCCAAACTGATCGGCGCCGATGCCAACGAAGTGGTGATCACCGATACCACCTCGATCAACCTGTTCAAGGTGCTCAGCGCCGCCTTGCGGGTGCAGGCGCTCAAGGCGCCGCAGCGGCGGGTGATCGTCAGCGAGAGCAGCAACTTTCCCACCGACCTGTACATCGCCGAAGGCCTGACCGAGATGCTGCAACAGGGTTATTCCCTACGCCTGGTGGACAGCCCCGAGGAGCTGCCCCGGGCCATTGGCGAAGACACCGCGGTGGTCATGCTCACCCACGTCAACTACAAGACCGGCTACATGCACGACATGCAGGCGGTGACCGCGCTGACCCACGAATGCGGCGCGCTGAGCCTGTGGGACCTGGCCCACTCCGCCGGCGCGGTGCCGGTGGACCTGAAGCAGGCCGGCGCCGACTACGCCATCGGCTGCACCTACAAATACCTCAACGGCGGCCCGGGCTCCCAGGCCTTCGCGTGGGTTTCGCCGGCGCTCTGCGACCTGGTCAAGCAGCCGCTGTCCGGCTGGTTCGGCCATGCGCGGCAGTTCGACATGGAGGCGCAATACCGGCCGAGCAGCGGCATCGCCCGCTACCTGTGCGGCACCCAGCCGATCACCTCGCTGGCCATGGTCGAGTGCGGCCTGGAGATCTTCGAGCAGACCGACATGGCCAGCCTGCGCCGCAAGTCTTTGGCCCTGACCGACCTGTTCATCGAATTGGTGGAACAGCGCTGCGCGGCCCATGGCCTGAAGCTGGTGACCCCGCGCGAACACGACAAGCGCGGCAGCCATGTCAGCTTCGAGCACCCCGAAGGTTATGCGGTGATCCAGGCCCTGATCGCCCGGGGCGTGATCGGCGACTACCGCGAACCGCGGATCATGCGTTTCGGCTTCACGCCGCTGTACACCCGCTTCAGCGAAGTCTGGGACGCGGTGCAGATCCTCGGTGAAATCCTCGACGAAAAGACCTGGGCCGAGCCGCAGTTCCAGATCCGCCACAGCGTGACCTGA